The genomic segment GAGTGATCATTCCGACATGATAATATAAAAAAAAGGAGAGCAGTTATACTAGATATTAAATATTTCCTCATAAAAATTTTCCAAGATTTCGTATAACGAACTAGTCTTGACGAAGTTTCCCGCCCTGAGCCTGCGTAGTAGGCGTTAGGGAAGCGGGAAATTTGCCGGAGGCCGAACGAGGCCGTGAGTGCCGAAGTGAAGCGTTAAGACGCTGTTAGTTGCAGTGTGCCGTTCGAGAATAAATTAATTATAAGAAAGAACTGGAAGTCCCACCAGAATGCTTCAACAAATGAAGCAAAGTAAATCAAAGAGGGACTTTGTTCAACAAGCGTTAAGAGTTTAATATACTATTAATCTAGACTTCCGTATAAATAAAAAAGTGAAATAAAGAAACCTGACGAGAACGAAATTTAGCACATTGCAACTAACGAACTAGGGGAGACGACGTTCCCTGACCCTGAGTCCCGACGGGACGTTAGGGACTGGCACGCAGCTTGCGTATGCGAGCGAGTGACAGAAAGGGAATGTGGCGTAGCCCAAGCGAGGCCGTAAGTGCCGAAGCGCAGCGTTTCCACGCTGTTATGCGCTGGACCGTTATTTATGAGAGACTTTTTGGTTTTTTAAAGGTAATCTAATATCGCCAACGAAAACATATCTGATTTTTCCAATGTTCATCATTTTATGAATAGATTGGCGAGACAATTTTAACTTCTTTGCCATTTCATCAACACTAATAAGATCCGCAGCTACAGTAACTTCAGCATCTTTTTTAGCCTTAAATTCAGCAATTGCAGCATTAATGTGATTTTGAGATTTTCGCGTAAGAATTCCGTCTTTGCAATTTTTGCAATAGTAACCTTCTAGATTATTGATTTTTAGGTTTCCGTAATCTTTAATATTGAAATTTTCTGAGACATCAGTTTTGAAAACCATAGAATTTGTTTCACCACAGACAGGACAATCGATCCATTTTTTATCTTTCATATGTTTTCATCTCCTTTAAAAGAAATAACTAATGTATTACTGTTCGAAATTTGGATTTTAATATAAAGTTTATGATAATTGCTCTCCTTTTTGTAAACATCGTGCCAGAGCAAATGATTATTATGAGAAGTCATTGATTTAAAGAAGTCAGAATTATGTAAATTTAGAACTTCATTAATAATTTCAGTT from the Leptospira congkakensis genome contains:
- a CDS encoding type II toxin-antitoxin system MqsA family antitoxin — protein: MKDKKWIDCPVCGETNSMVFKTDVSENFNIKDYGNLKINNLEGYYCKNCKDGILTRKSQNHINAAIAEFKAKKDAEVTVAADLISVDEMAKKLKLSRQSIHKMMNIGKIRYVFVGDIRLPLKNQKVSHK
- a CDS encoding type II toxin-antitoxin system MqsR family toxin, yielding MEKRVCHYPLKKIKELIMEGKFSITKNAQKTAIEQFGFGETEIINEVLNLHNSDFFKSMTSHNNHLLWHDVYKKESNYHKLYIKIQISNSNTLVISFKGDENI